A part of Thermodesulforhabdaceae bacterium genomic DNA contains:
- a CDS encoding AtpZ/AtpI family protein: protein MKKKTRQYIKQVANASTVGLSIAFAIFIGLGIGFWLDGKLGTWPWLTMIFMVFGIVAGYRNYYRFAKRQQKEEEEKRDLGSS, encoded by the coding sequence ATGAAAAAAAAAACTAGACAATACATCAAGCAAGTTGCAAATGCATCAACAGTTGGGCTTTCTATAGCTTTTGCGATATTCATTGGGCTGGGCATCGGTTTTTGGCTTGACGGTAAATTAGGAACCTGGCCCTGGCTTACGATGATCTTTATGGTTTTTGGGATAGTAGCTGGCTACAGGAATTATTATAGATTCGCTAAGCGTCAGCAAAAAGAGGAAGAGGAGAAGCGAGATCTTGGTAGTAGTTGA
- a CDS encoding ATP synthase subunit I, with amino-acid sequence MVVVDRELNLIVEKIKIVNGLLGAIAILIGCAVSWKTGIGVFVGWLLMALNLEVLEWQLKRIFGGAVPPRNKFAVFLKYYVRFLVLVAIIWLIIDLGLVQPLALSAGLLVFGLSFIVVAGEIFIKMVLKREG; translated from the coding sequence TTGGTAGTAGTTGATAGAGAGCTAAATCTAATTGTTGAAAAGATAAAGATCGTTAACGGTCTGCTAGGGGCAATAGCTATACTGATTGGGTGTGCAGTTTCGTGGAAAACAGGAATTGGTGTTTTTGTTGGATGGCTTTTGATGGCTCTTAATCTCGAAGTCTTGGAATGGCAACTAAAGAGGATTTTTGGCGGAGCTGTTCCACCGAGGAATAAATTTGCAGTGTTTTTGAAGTATTATGTTAGGTTTCTTGTGCTTGTTGCTATTATATGGTTGATAATAGATTTAGGACTAGTTCAGCCTTTAGCTCTTTCGGCTGGGCTTTTGGTTTTTGGACTTAGTTTTATTGTGGTTGCGGGTGAAATATTTATCAAAATGGTCTTAAAAAGAGAGGGATAG
- the atpB gene encoding F0F1 ATP synthase subunit A, whose product MEHPVLFLPLLLQKLGIPVVLSADEAHTLLQKLLLPHVIYGWLIMGILIAIAWMVSKKLEVVPEKGQNFFETVLVGIEDFMIGIVGEEGRFLFPLIASLGIFILCSNYMGMIPGFYAPTANLNTTLACALIVVVFTHVLGVKYHGIKYIKHFLGPVPWLIPLIFPIEIISHLSRILSLSIRLFGNIFGEELVLGILFLLAGLYLAPLPMMVLGLFTGFIQAFIFCVLSMMYFAGAMEEAHH is encoded by the coding sequence ATGGAACATCCGGTTCTTTTTTTGCCGCTTTTGCTTCAGAAGTTAGGTATACCAGTAGTCTTAAGCGCTGATGAAGCGCATACGCTTCTTCAGAAGCTTCTTCTTCCCCATGTTATTTACGGGTGGCTCATAATGGGGATTCTGATCGCTATAGCCTGGATGGTTTCTAAAAAGCTAGAAGTAGTGCCTGAGAAAGGTCAAAACTTCTTCGAAACGGTGCTGGTTGGTATCGAGGACTTTATGATTGGTATTGTTGGCGAAGAAGGTCGATTTCTCTTTCCTCTTATTGCTTCGCTGGGGATTTTCATCCTTTGTAGCAATTATATGGGCATGATCCCTGGATTTTACGCTCCTACGGCTAATTTGAACACAACTCTTGCCTGCGCTCTTATAGTTGTTGTTTTTACTCACGTTTTAGGCGTTAAATATCATGGCATAAAATATATTAAACACTTTCTTGGTCCGGTTCCGTGGTTGATACCACTTATTTTTCCGATCGAAATTATAAGCCATCTGTCAAGAATTCTCAGCCTTTCCATCCGTCTTTTCGGAAATATCTTTGGTGAAGAACTGGTGCTTGGTATTCTCTTCCTTCTTGCAGGACTTTATCTTGCTCCGCTTCCAATGATGGTATTGGGACTCTTTACAGGATTTATTCAGGCATTTATATTCTGTGTTCTTTCTATGATGTATTTTGCTGGAGCTATGGAAGAAGCCCATCATTAA
- the atpE gene encoding ATP synthase F0 subunit C has protein sequence MRRTGLMTLLFSLGLTALAFAAEPGKAGDASTVAAGLGFFSYSAIAAGLAITFAALGCGIGQGIAVRGSVEGIARNPETSGKITVTMLIGLAMIESLTIYALVIALILIYANPVSKLIQGFIGLAK, from the coding sequence ATGCGTAGAACTGGTTTGATGACTTTGTTGTTCTCCCTTGGTTTGACCGCTCTCGCTTTTGCCGCTGAACCGGGAAAAGCTGGGGATGCAAGCACAGTTGCAGCAGGACTTGGTTTCTTCTCATACTCAGCCATCGCTGCAGGGCTTGCTATTACCTTCGCAGCCCTCGGGTGCGGAATAGGTCAGGGTATTGCTGTTAGAGGTTCAGTAGAAGGCATCGCTAGAAACCCTGAAACGTCTGGTAAGATCACCGTGACCATGCTCATCGGTCTGGCGATGATCGAATCTTTGACGATCTACGCTCTCGTTATCGCTCTCATTCTTATTTACGCAAACCCTGTAAGCAAGCTAATCCAGGGATTTATAGGATTGGCTAAGTAG
- a CDS encoding redox-sensing transcriptional repressor Rex encodes MKFTKIPLATINRLSVYLRVLQELVGEDVEVIPSEKLAKYCGVNPAQIRKDLAYFGEFGVRGVGYRVVDLVHQIREILGLNRTWNLAMVGIGNLGSALIRYANFVKHGYIFVAAFDVDPNKVGKRLPNGLIVNHIDELEEIVKERNVSVGIIATPASAAQSVANQLVLAGVNGILNFAPVQIQVPDCCYVENIDFTIKLDAIAYHLSANF; translated from the coding sequence ATGAAGTTCACAAAAATACCCCTTGCAACTATTAACAGACTTTCGGTTTATCTCAGGGTTCTTCAGGAACTTGTGGGTGAGGATGTGGAAGTTATCCCATCCGAAAAACTTGCTAAATACTGCGGTGTGAACCCTGCCCAGATAAGAAAAGATCTTGCTTACTTCGGTGAATTCGGCGTTCGCGGGGTCGGATACCGAGTGGTGGACCTCGTTCACCAAATTAGGGAAATCTTAGGTCTAAACCGCACCTGGAACCTTGCCATGGTGGGGATCGGAAATCTTGGTTCCGCCCTTATAAGATACGCAAATTTCGTAAAACATGGTTATATTTTTGTCGCAGCTTTCGACGTTGATCCTAATAAGGTTGGAAAGCGTTTACCTAACGGGCTTATTGTAAACCACATAGACGAACTCGAAGAGATTGTAAAAGAAAGGAACGTTTCTGTAGGTATTATTGCAACTCCCGCAAGTGCCGCTCAAAGTGTAGCAAATCAGCTTGTTCTTGCGGGGGTCAATGGGATCCTTAATTTCGCCCCTGTTCAGATTCAAGTCCCGGATTGTTGTTATGTCGAGAATATAGATTTCACTATAAAGTTAGATGCGATTGCATATCATCTGTCAGCTAATTTCTGA